In Paenibacillus ihbetae, the following are encoded in one genomic region:
- a CDS encoding RAxF-45 family protein — protein sequence MNIEMVNDRISQLPMAIAGIVHAFSYNGRGLSIFKHTEFTIEKSPACLNG from the coding sequence ATGAATATCGAGATGGTGAACGACCGTATTAGCCAGCTGCCTATGGCAATTGCTGGCATTGTTCATGCTTTTTCCTACAACGGGAGAGGTCTGTCCATTTTTAAGCATACGGAATTTACCATCGAGAAGTCACCTGCCTGCCTGAACGGATGA
- the carB gene encoding carbamoyl-phosphate synthase large subunit, with protein MPKNESLKKILVIGSGPIVIGQAAEFDYAGTQACQALKEEGIEVVLINSNPATIMTDTNMADKVYIEPITLDFVTQIIRQERPDGLLPTLGGQTGLNMAVELARAGILEQENVKLLGTQLESIEKAEDRDLFRELMRELEQPVPESTIVTTLEEALAFADEIGYPVIVRPAYTLGGTGGGICANEEELRETVSSGLRYSPISQCLIEKSIAGMKEVEYEVMRDANDNCIVVCNMENFDPVGVHTGDSIVVAPSQTLSDREYQMLRSASLKIIRALNIEGGCNVQFALDPNSYQYYVIEVNPRVSRSSALASKATGYPIAKMAAKIAMGYTLDEIVNPVTGQTYACFEPTLDYIVSKIPRWPFDKFTQANRKLGTQMKATGEVMAIGRTFEESIHKAVRSLEIGVHRLYLKGADELSDEVLKQRLVKADDERIFLIAEAFRRGYGLQEIQDLTHVDWWFLDKIERLIQYEDHIRQEAALTYETLYEAKRLGFTDRAIAELRAEGKASTHTTEESIRFLRREHGLRPVYKMVDTCAAEFEASTPYYYSTYETENEVIESSKEKIVVLGSGPIRIGQGIEFDYSTVHAVWAIQKAGYEAVIINNNPETVSTDFNTSDRLYFEPLFFEDVMNVIEQEKPVGVIVQFGGQTAINLAAPLAKAGVKILGTSLESIDEAEDRKKFEALLSRLNIAQPKGSTVTSVDEAVGTAQSLGYPVLVRPSYVLGGRAMEIVYSDSELLSYMEQAVKINPEHPVLIDRYMLGKEVEVDAICDGDTVLIPGIMEHVERAGVHSGDSIAVYPPQYLTQELKDKIAEITIKIAKELKTRGLVNIQFVIYKNEVYVIEVNPRSSRTVPFLSKVTGIPMANLATQAILGGKLKDLGYEEGMWPESEHVSVKVPVFSFAKLRRVEPTLGPEMKSTGEVMGRDVKYAKALYKGLIGAGMKIPSTGAIIATIADKDKAEAVDLLKGFHKLGYKIVATGGTAAALKDAGLDVTTINKLSEGNPNILDMIRTGEANFVFNTLTKGKTPERDGFRIRREAVENGVVCMTSLDTVRELLTMLETINFSSEAMPV; from the coding sequence ATGCCAAAAAATGAATCCTTGAAAAAAATACTCGTCATCGGCTCCGGTCCGATCGTAATCGGTCAGGCCGCAGAATTCGACTATGCCGGCACGCAAGCCTGCCAGGCGTTGAAGGAAGAGGGCATCGAGGTTGTGCTGATTAACAGCAACCCGGCCACGATCATGACGGATACCAACATGGCGGATAAAGTATATATCGAACCGATTACGCTGGATTTTGTAACCCAAATCATTCGCCAAGAACGTCCGGACGGCCTTCTGCCAACGCTGGGCGGCCAGACCGGCCTTAACATGGCGGTGGAGCTTGCACGCGCCGGTATTTTGGAACAGGAGAACGTGAAGCTGCTCGGAACGCAGCTGGAATCGATCGAGAAAGCGGAGGACCGCGATCTGTTCCGCGAGCTGATGCGCGAGCTTGAGCAGCCCGTGCCGGAAAGCACGATCGTTACGACACTGGAAGAAGCGCTGGCATTTGCCGACGAGATCGGATACCCGGTCATCGTACGTCCGGCTTATACGCTGGGCGGCACGGGCGGCGGCATTTGCGCGAACGAGGAGGAGCTGCGGGAAACAGTTAGCTCCGGACTTCGGTACAGCCCGATCAGCCAGTGTCTGATCGAGAAGAGCATCGCCGGCATGAAGGAAGTGGAGTATGAGGTTATGCGCGACGCGAACGATAACTGCATCGTGGTCTGCAACATGGAGAACTTCGATCCGGTCGGCGTTCATACGGGAGACAGCATCGTTGTGGCGCCGAGCCAAACGCTGTCCGATCGCGAGTATCAAATGCTCAGATCCGCTTCGCTTAAAATCATCCGCGCCCTGAATATTGAAGGCGGATGTAACGTACAGTTCGCGCTTGACCCGAACAGCTACCAGTACTATGTCATCGAGGTTAACCCGCGGGTCAGCCGTTCCTCGGCGCTCGCTTCGAAAGCGACCGGTTATCCGATCGCGAAGATGGCGGCCAAGATTGCCATGGGTTATACGCTGGATGAAATCGTCAATCCGGTAACGGGACAAACCTATGCCTGCTTCGAGCCGACGCTGGACTACATCGTCAGCAAAATCCCGCGCTGGCCGTTCGATAAATTCACGCAAGCAAACCGGAAGCTCGGAACGCAGATGAAAGCAACGGGTGAAGTGATGGCAATCGGCCGTACCTTCGAAGAGTCGATTCATAAAGCGGTCCGCTCGCTTGAGATCGGCGTTCACCGTCTTTACCTGAAGGGTGCGGACGAGCTGAGCGACGAGGTCCTGAAGCAGCGTCTCGTGAAGGCCGATGATGAACGCATCTTCCTGATCGCCGAAGCGTTCCGCCGCGGCTACGGGCTGCAGGAAATTCAGGATCTGACCCATGTTGATTGGTGGTTCCTGGACAAAATCGAGCGCTTGATCCAATACGAAGACCATATCCGCCAGGAAGCTGCGCTGACCTACGAAACCTTGTACGAAGCGAAGCGTCTCGGCTTCACGGACCGCGCGATTGCGGAGCTCCGCGCCGAAGGCAAGGCGAGCACGCATACGACCGAGGAATCGATCCGCTTCCTGCGCCGTGAGCACGGGCTGCGTCCGGTATACAAAATGGTTGACACCTGCGCAGCCGAGTTTGAAGCATCGACACCGTACTATTACTCGACCTACGAGACGGAGAACGAAGTGATCGAATCCTCCAAAGAGAAGATTGTCGTTCTGGGCTCCGGACCGATCCGGATCGGCCAGGGCATCGAGTTTGACTACTCCACGGTGCACGCCGTCTGGGCGATCCAGAAGGCGGGTTATGAAGCCGTCATTATCAACAACAACCCGGAAACGGTATCCACGGACTTCAACACGTCCGACCGTCTCTACTTCGAGCCGCTCTTCTTCGAGGATGTCATGAATGTCATTGAGCAGGAGAAGCCGGTCGGCGTAATCGTGCAGTTCGGCGGACAAACGGCCATTAACCTGGCTGCACCGCTCGCGAAAGCCGGCGTGAAAATTCTCGGCACAAGCCTAGAGAGCATCGATGAGGCCGAGGACCGCAAAAAATTCGAGGCGCTGCTGTCCAGACTCAACATTGCCCAGCCGAAAGGCAGCACGGTGACGTCGGTGGATGAAGCTGTAGGAACCGCCCAATCCCTCGGATATCCGGTTCTGGTGCGCCCGTCGTATGTACTAGGGGGACGTGCGATGGAGATCGTCTACTCCGACAGCGAGCTGCTGAGCTACATGGAGCAGGCCGTGAAGATCAATCCGGAGCATCCGGTTCTGATCGACCGCTACATGCTGGGCAAGGAAGTCGAAGTGGACGCGATCTGCGACGGCGATACGGTACTCATTCCGGGAATCATGGAGCATGTGGAGCGCGCAGGCGTTCACTCCGGCGATTCGATCGCGGTGTACCCGCCGCAATATCTGACGCAGGAGCTGAAGGACAAGATTGCCGAAATTACGATCAAAATCGCTAAAGAATTAAAAACCCGCGGATTGGTGAACATCCAGTTCGTTATCTATAAGAACGAAGTGTACGTCATCGAAGTGAACCCGCGCTCTTCAAGAACAGTGCCATTCCTGAGCAAGGTCACCGGCATTCCGATGGCCAACCTCGCTACCCAGGCCATCCTGGGCGGCAAGCTGAAGGATCTTGGCTACGAGGAAGGCATGTGGCCGGAGAGCGAGCATGTATCCGTCAAGGTACCGGTCTTCTCCTTCGCGAAGCTGCGCCGGGTTGAACCTACGCTCGGTCCGGAGATGAAGTCGACCGGCGAGGTGATGGGCCGTGACGTGAAGTATGCCAAAGCGCTGTACAAAGGCTTGATCGGAGCCGGAATGAAGATTCCGTCCACCGGCGCAATCATTGCAACGATTGCAGACAAGGATAAGGCCGAAGCGGTAGATCTGCTCAAGGGCTTCCATAAGCTCGGATACAAGATTGTGGCTACCGGGGGTACGGCAGCCGCACTGAAGGATGCCGGACTTGATGTGACGACCATCAATAAGCTGTCCGAAGGCAATCCGAACATCCTTGACATGATCCGGACGGGCGAAGCGAACTTCGTCTTCAACACACTGACAAAAGGCAAGACGCCAGAGCGTGACGGATTCCGGATTCGCCGGGAAGCCGTTGAGAACGGCGTAGTATGCATGACCTCACTCGATACGGTTCGCGAGCTTCTGACGATGCTGGAGACAATCAACTTCTCCTCTGAAGCGATGCCGGTTTAA
- the abc-f gene encoding ribosomal protection-like ABC-F family protein, with protein MNIIDAQQLTYYHGANLVLDHISFEVREGDKTALIGRNGSGKTTLMRLLAGIEQPSEGRLAIKKDAKVGYLEQIPIDTEDWTVWEVLSYGLRPLKECRSAMAELESRMSDPVTAGNADELERLLRRYAVLQEQFERGGGYEMEAGIDRIASGLDISKSVYDLPFSALSGGEKTRVMLASQLIVKPDLLLLDEPTNHLDLRRTEWLESFLLDYSGTCIIISHDRYFLDRVATRTIELEDGEAFTADGGYTAYMEAKEARLLQQFEQYQEQQKVVKKMKESIRQLEEWGRIGGNEKFFKRAASMRKALERMEQVKQPVLQRRSADFDLNPEDRAGRRVVSFEQVVHAYGDESVLQGVSGLLEYGEKIVLMGANGSGKTTLFQVLLGKLTPAAGSVQWGARVDAGYLAQEEKPENPQETVLEYFRKHAGIGEGEARGKLARFLFYGPAVFKAVGQLSGGEWTRLRLAVLIHRKPNLLLLDEPTNHLDIESREALEDALQEFSGTVFAISHDRYFVNRIGEKIWELDNGRLTAYLGSYDDFRAKKEQLAVAKAERTGKTESADPVMMPAQQLSAEDRDRKKASSAASIIEPPAKDRMKRLEKEIAELETRIQRLDEAIEGEAHPENEADFARLQEHWKEREALSAKHDSLLAEWLELS; from the coding sequence ATGAATATAATTGATGCACAACAGTTAACGTATTACCATGGCGCCAATCTGGTGCTGGACCATATATCGTTTGAAGTACGCGAAGGCGATAAAACGGCGCTGATCGGACGAAACGGCAGCGGAAAGACGACCCTGATGCGGCTTCTAGCCGGTATCGAGCAGCCGAGTGAAGGGCGATTGGCAATCAAGAAGGATGCAAAGGTCGGATACCTGGAGCAAATTCCGATAGATACGGAGGATTGGACGGTATGGGAGGTACTGTCCTACGGCTTGCGGCCTTTGAAGGAATGCAGGTCGGCGATGGCCGAGCTGGAGTCCCGGATGAGCGATCCGGTAACTGCGGGGAATGCCGATGAGTTGGAGAGGCTGCTCCGCCGGTATGCCGTACTCCAGGAACAGTTCGAACGCGGGGGCGGCTATGAGATGGAGGCCGGCATTGACAGGATCGCATCCGGACTCGACATTTCCAAGTCGGTTTATGACCTTCCTTTCAGTGCCTTATCGGGCGGAGAGAAGACCCGGGTGATGCTGGCTTCCCAGCTGATCGTGAAGCCGGATTTGCTCCTGCTCGACGAGCCGACCAATCACCTGGATTTGCGGCGTACCGAATGGCTGGAGTCATTTTTGCTTGATTATTCCGGCACCTGTATTATCATCTCGCATGATCGGTACTTTTTGGACCGGGTGGCGACGCGGACCATAGAGCTGGAGGACGGGGAGGCCTTTACGGCCGACGGCGGCTATACGGCTTATATGGAAGCTAAGGAGGCAAGGCTGCTCCAGCAGTTCGAGCAGTACCAAGAGCAGCAAAAGGTCGTCAAAAAGATGAAGGAGTCGATACGCCAGCTGGAGGAGTGGGGGAGGATCGGCGGAAACGAGAAGTTCTTCAAGCGGGCGGCCTCGATGCGAAAGGCGCTGGAGCGGATGGAGCAGGTCAAGCAGCCGGTGCTGCAGCGAAGATCGGCCGATTTTGACCTGAACCCGGAGGATCGGGCGGGACGTCGGGTGGTGAGCTTTGAGCAGGTTGTCCATGCTTATGGTGATGAGTCTGTGCTTCAAGGCGTCTCGGGGCTGCTTGAATATGGGGAGAAAATCGTGCTCATGGGGGCGAACGGCAGCGGAAAAACAACGCTGTTCCAGGTGCTGCTCGGCAAACTCACGCCTGCCGCGGGCTCCGTCCAGTGGGGCGCCCGCGTGGATGCCGGTTATCTCGCCCAGGAAGAGAAGCCGGAGAACCCGCAGGAAACCGTCCTCGAATACTTCCGGAAGCATGCCGGGATCGGCGAAGGGGAGGCACGCGGGAAGCTGGCCCGTTTCCTGTTCTACGGTCCGGCGGTTTTCAAGGCGGTGGGCCAGTTATCCGGCGGGGAATGGACGAGGCTGAGGCTGGCTGTGCTGATCCATCGAAAGCCGAATTTGCTGCTCTTGGATGAACCGACCAACCACCTCGACATCGAATCCCGGGAGGCGCTGGAGGATGCACTGCAGGAATTCTCGGGCACCGTGTTTGCCATCTCCCACGACCGGTACTTCGTCAATCGGATCGGCGAGAAAATCTGGGAGCTGGATAATGGCCGCCTGACTGCCTACTTAGGAAGCTACGACGATTTCCGTGCCAAGAAGGAACAGCTTGCTGTGGCTAAAGCAGAGAGAACCGGCAAGACGGAGTCAGCCGATCCGGTGATGATGCCGGCTCAGCAGCTGTCCGCCGAGGATCGGGATAGAAAAAAAGCTTCATCTGCAGCTTCCATCATAGAGCCGCCTGCTAAGGACCGGATGAAGCGGTTGGAGAAGGAAATCGCAGAGCTCGAAACGCGGATCCAGCGCCTGGATGAAGCGATTGAAGGAGAAGCTCATCCGGAGAACGAGGCAGACTTCGCACGGCTCCAGGAGCACTGGAAGGAACGGGAAGCTTTATCGGCAAAGCATGACAGTTTGCTGGCAGAATGGCTTGAGCTCTCGTGA
- the carA gene encoding glutamine-hydrolyzing carbamoyl-phosphate synthase small subunit: MQARLLLEDGTLFVGKSFGADAEMTGEVVFNTGITGYQEVLSDPSYCGQIVTMTYPLIGNYGITRDDFESIRPFVHGFVVRRHEPVPSNWRAEYSVDSLLKEYGIPGISDIDTRMLTRIIRHHGTMKGILTTSSKPVEELKEMLGLTTIDELRNQVARTSTPQMFSSPGSKERIVLVDFGAKSGILRELTSRGCDVIVVPHDTTADEIRRLHPDGIQLSNGPGDPKDVPYAVNMVKELLGEYPIFGICLGHQLFALAAGADTEKLKFGHRGGNHPVKDLASGRCYITSQNHGYTVNEESVKNTELEVTHINNNDKTIEGLKHKKFPAFSVQYHPEAAPGPHDSSYLFDQFLEMIREHKQNEVRKPRQAVLAAAVKGAR; the protein is encoded by the coding sequence ATGCAGGCAAGATTGTTACTGGAGGATGGAACGCTGTTCGTCGGGAAATCCTTCGGCGCGGATGCTGAAATGACCGGAGAGGTCGTGTTCAATACAGGAATTACAGGATATCAGGAGGTGCTGAGCGATCCTTCGTACTGCGGACAGATCGTAACGATGACGTACCCACTGATCGGAAACTACGGCATAACGCGGGATGACTTTGAATCCATTCGTCCGTTCGTGCACGGATTCGTCGTTCGCCGACATGAGCCTGTTCCCAGCAACTGGCGTGCAGAGTACAGCGTTGATTCTTTGCTTAAGGAATACGGCATTCCGGGGATCAGCGACATCGACACCCGGATGCTTACCCGGATTATCCGCCACCACGGTACGATGAAAGGGATTCTGACCACGTCGAGCAAACCGGTGGAAGAGCTTAAGGAAATGCTCGGCCTGACCACGATTGACGAGCTGCGGAATCAAGTTGCCAGAACATCCACGCCGCAAATGTTCTCGAGTCCGGGCTCCAAGGAGCGGATCGTCCTGGTAGATTTCGGGGCAAAAAGCGGGATCCTGCGCGAGCTGACCTCCCGCGGCTGCGATGTGATCGTGGTCCCTCATGACACGACAGCCGATGAGATCCGCAGACTGCATCCGGACGGCATTCAGCTGTCCAACGGTCCCGGGGACCCGAAAGACGTGCCTTACGCGGTGAACATGGTGAAAGAGCTGCTCGGCGAATATCCGATCTTCGGGATTTGCCTGGGTCACCAGCTGTTCGCGCTGGCTGCCGGAGCCGATACCGAGAAGCTGAAGTTCGGCCATCGCGGCGGCAACCACCCGGTAAAGGATCTTGCCAGCGGCCGCTGCTACATCACGTCCCAGAACCATGGCTACACGGTCAATGAGGAATCCGTCAAGAACACGGAGCTCGAAGTGACCCACATCAACAATAACGACAAGACGATCGAAGGCCTGAAGCATAAGAAATTCCCGGCTTTCTCCGTACAATATCACCCGGAAGCTGCACCTGGTCCTCACGACAGCAGCTACTTATTCGATCAGTTCCTTGAAATGATTCGAGAGCACAAGCAGAATGAAGTCCGGAAACCGCGCCAGGCGGTTCTGGCCGCAGCCGTGAAAGGAGCTCGCTAA
- the pyrR gene encoding bifunctional pyr operon transcriptional regulator/uracil phosphoribosyltransferase PyrR has translation MQERDKEETRMSSEQHVIMDETAIRRALTRIAHEILEKNKGIEDCVLVGIRTRGVFLAQRIAERMNDIEGTPIPWGEIDVTSYRDDRDSKGAAGGAGEGAKQSLAHLDIHDKKVILFDDVLYTGRTIRAAMDALMDCGRPRMIQLAVLADRGHRELPIRPDYIGKNVPTSKQEEITVSLTEIDGKDEVTISHREER, from the coding sequence ATCCAAGAACGTGATAAGGAGGAAACAAGGATGAGCAGTGAACAGCATGTCATTATGGACGAGACGGCCATCCGCCGTGCGCTGACAAGAATTGCCCATGAAATATTGGAAAAGAACAAAGGAATTGAGGATTGCGTGCTGGTTGGCATCCGAACACGCGGGGTCTTCCTGGCGCAGCGAATCGCTGAGCGCATGAACGACATCGAAGGCACCCCGATTCCTTGGGGGGAGATCGACGTTACCTCTTACCGGGATGACCGTGACAGCAAGGGAGCAGCTGGAGGCGCAGGCGAAGGGGCCAAGCAAAGCCTGGCGCATCTGGACATTCACGACAAGAAAGTAATCCTGTTTGACGATGTGCTGTACACCGGACGGACGATCCGGGCGGCAATGGACGCCTTGATGGATTGCGGTCGTCCGAGAATGATCCAGCTGGCGGTGCTGGCAGACCGCGGACATCGCGAGCTGCCGATAAGACCGGATTATATCGGCAAGAATGTTCCGACCTCCAAGCAGGAGGAAATTACGGTGTCGCTGACCGAAATCGACGGCAAGGACGAAGTGACCATCAGCCACAGAGAGGAACGATAA
- a CDS encoding LL-diaminopimelate aminotransferase yields MSIDKYQETYIQQNFADRIGGANYGKDTAIYKFEKIKRAKAAAKLEHPDTELIDMGVGEPDEMADAGIVAKLAEEAAKPENRGYADNGIAEFKEAAVRYLKNVFGVQGIDPATEVLHSIGSKPALAMLPSCFINPGDVTIMTVPGYPVLGTHTKYLGGEVYNVELKKENDFLPDLSSIPENIARRAKLLYLNYPNNPTGASATYEFFAEVVEWARKYGVVVVHDAPYAALTFDGLKPLSFLSVPGAKDVGVELHSLSKSYNMTGWRIGFVAGNPLVVKAFGDVKDNNDSGQFIAIQKAAAYGLDNPQITEKIAEKYSRRHDMLVEMLNELGFTAEKPKGSFFLYVEAPKGIKGGRRFESGEDFSQYLIREKLISTVPWDDAGHFVRFSVTFIANGEEEERRVISEIRRRLSDVEFEF; encoded by the coding sequence ATGAGTATCGATAAATATCAGGAAACGTACATTCAACAGAACTTTGCCGACCGAATCGGCGGTGCGAACTACGGAAAAGACACAGCCATTTATAAATTCGAGAAGATCAAAAGAGCCAAAGCTGCCGCCAAGCTGGAGCATCCCGATACGGAGCTGATCGATATGGGCGTCGGCGAACCGGACGAGATGGCTGACGCCGGGATCGTTGCGAAGCTGGCCGAAGAAGCGGCTAAGCCGGAAAATCGCGGTTATGCCGATAACGGAATTGCCGAGTTTAAGGAAGCCGCTGTCCGCTATTTGAAAAACGTGTTCGGTGTGCAAGGGATTGACCCGGCCACAGAGGTGCTGCATTCCATCGGCTCCAAGCCGGCGCTTGCCATGCTGCCGTCATGCTTTATCAATCCCGGCGACGTCACGATTATGACCGTTCCGGGATACCCTGTGCTCGGTACGCATACTAAATATTTGGGCGGCGAAGTATATAATGTAGAGCTGAAGAAGGAGAATGATTTCCTGCCGGACCTCAGCTCCATACCGGAAAATATCGCACGCCGGGCGAAGCTGCTGTATCTGAATTACCCGAATAATCCGACGGGAGCAAGCGCAACCTATGAATTTTTCGCCGAGGTCGTTGAGTGGGCCCGCAAATACGGCGTCGTTGTTGTGCATGATGCTCCGTATGCTGCGCTGACCTTCGATGGCTTGAAGCCGCTCAGCTTCTTGTCCGTCCCTGGGGCGAAGGATGTCGGCGTGGAACTGCATTCCCTGTCCAAATCCTATAACATGACCGGCTGGCGCATCGGCTTTGTTGCCGGGAACCCGCTTGTCGTCAAAGCGTTCGGCGACGTAAAAGACAACAACGACTCCGGACAGTTCATCGCAATCCAGAAGGCTGCCGCTTACGGCCTGGACAATCCGCAGATTACGGAGAAGATTGCGGAGAAGTATTCCCGCCGCCACGATATGCTGGTGGAGATGCTGAATGAGCTCGGTTTTACGGCCGAGAAGCCGAAGGGATCCTTCTTCCTATATGTTGAAGCTCCTAAAGGCATTAAAGGCGGACGACGTTTTGAATCCGGCGAGGACTTCTCCCAGTATTTGATCCGCGAGAAGCTGATTTCAACCGTACCCTGGGATGATGCCGGCCATTTCGTTCGGTTTTCCGTAACCTTTATTGCGAACGGGGAAGAGGAAGAACGGCGCGTCATCTCTGAGATTCGCAGAAGGCTCAGCGACGTTGAGTTTGAATTCTAA
- a CDS encoding aspartate carbamoyltransferase catalytic subunit: MMTTAISLKERSLLGLKDISRDEIASILDRAAYWEAQTDKVIPVLQSKFAVNMFFENSTRTRFSFEMAEKRLGAEVMNFAAAASSVEKGESIYDTVRTLESMGVDAGVIRLKPAGVLQELAERVSIPLVNAGDGNNEHPTQALLDLYTMRKCFGELRGLTVSIIGDIKHSRVARSDLWALQKFGANVQFCAPESMQAPELAQYAPYVSMEKALKADVVMMLRVQLERHNEGLFKSSSEYREQYGLTEERASQLASHTVIMHPAPVNRNVEIDDAVVESPKSMIFKQMSNGVPIRMAVMERAMKG, encoded by the coding sequence ATGATGACAACGGCCATTTCTTTGAAAGAACGCAGCCTGCTGGGATTAAAGGATATCAGCCGGGACGAGATCGCATCGATCCTGGACCGTGCAGCTTACTGGGAAGCGCAAACGGACAAGGTGATTCCGGTTCTCCAATCGAAATTTGCAGTGAATATGTTCTTCGAAAACAGCACGAGAACGAGATTTTCCTTCGAAATGGCCGAAAAGCGTCTCGGAGCCGAGGTTATGAACTTCGCGGCGGCTGCTTCGAGCGTCGAGAAAGGTGAATCCATCTACGACACGGTACGAACGCTGGAGTCGATGGGCGTTGACGCGGGCGTGATCCGGCTGAAGCCTGCAGGCGTTCTGCAGGAGCTGGCCGAGCGGGTCTCGATCCCGCTCGTGAATGCCGGCGACGGGAACAACGAGCATCCGACGCAGGCGCTGCTGGACCTGTATACGATGCGAAAATGTTTCGGGGAGCTCAGAGGGCTGACCGTATCGATCATCGGTGACATCAAGCACAGCCGGGTGGCCCGCTCCGATTTATGGGCTCTGCAAAAATTCGGCGCGAACGTACAGTTCTGCGCACCGGAATCGATGCAGGCTCCGGAGCTTGCGCAGTATGCGCCTTACGTTTCGATGGAAAAGGCGCTGAAGGCCGATGTGGTCATGATGCTCAGAGTTCAGCTGGAGCGTCACAATGAAGGGCTGTTCAAGTCAAGCAGCGAATACCGGGAGCAATACGGTCTGACGGAAGAGCGTGCCTCGCAGCTGGCCAGCCATACGGTGATCATGCACCCGGCACCGGTCAACCGGAATGTGGAGATCGACGATGCGGTGGTGGAAAGCCCGAAATCGATGATTTTCAAGCAGATGTCCAACGGAGTTCCGATCCGGATGGCGGTCATGGAACGTGCGATGAAAGGGTAA
- a CDS encoding dihydroorotase, translating into MQMQVIKNANVINEQGQLELKHIVIAGGLIEAVVSKLEDLPQDDRAQIIDAEGKLVTPGFIDMHVHLREPGYEHKETIETGSRSAVKGGFTTIACMPNTRPVTDTPETVKLILDKAREANLAKVLPYAAITKNELGRELTDFEALKEAGAIGFTDDGVGVQNAQMMKDAMRKAKALGMPVIAHCEDDSLVKGACVTEGKFAERHGLKGIPNESEAIHVGRDILLTEATGVHYHVCHVSTEQSVRLIRQAKEIGISVTAEVCPHHLVLSDEDIPGLDANWKMNPPLRSPRDVEACIEGLLDGTLDMIVTDHAPHSAEEKAKGMELAPFGIVGFETAFPLLYTKFVATGKWDLSLLVRRMTSDPARVFGLDSGVLKAGAAADLTMIDLNAEKEVDPETFATKGRNTPFAGWKLKGWPVMTWVDGEIKWSEQGGF; encoded by the coding sequence ATGCAGATGCAAGTCATTAAAAATGCAAATGTGATCAATGAGCAGGGGCAGCTGGAACTTAAACATATCGTCATTGCAGGCGGGTTGATCGAAGCGGTGGTCAGTAAGCTGGAGGACCTGCCGCAAGATGACCGCGCACAAATCATCGATGCGGAGGGCAAGCTGGTCACGCCGGGATTCATCGATATGCATGTGCACTTAAGAGAGCCGGGCTACGAGCATAAGGAAACGATCGAAACCGGCAGCCGCTCGGCGGTTAAGGGCGGATTCACGACGATCGCCTGCATGCCGAATACAAGACCGGTAACCGATACGCCGGAGACGGTGAAGCTGATCCTCGATAAAGCGCGCGAAGCGAATCTGGCGAAGGTGCTGCCATACGCGGCCATCACGAAGAACGAGCTTGGACGCGAGCTGACGGATTTCGAAGCCTTGAAGGAAGCCGGGGCCATTGGATTTACGGATGACGGCGTCGGCGTACAGAATGCGCAAATGATGAAGGATGCGATGAGAAAGGCCAAGGCGCTCGGCATGCCGGTCATCGCCCACTGCGAGGATGACTCGCTGGTGAAAGGCGCTTGCGTAACCGAAGGAAAGTTCGCGGAGCGTCACGGTTTGAAGGGAATCCCGAACGAATCGGAAGCGATTCACGTCGGCCGCGACATTTTGCTGACGGAAGCTACGGGTGTGCACTACCATGTGTGCCATGTGAGCACGGAGCAGTCGGTCAGACTGATCCGCCAGGCGAAAGAGATCGGCATTTCCGTAACAGCCGAGGTCTGCCCGCACCATCTGGTGCTCTCGGATGAAGATATTCCGGGGCTTGACGCGAACTGGAAAATGAACCCCCCGCTGCGCTCCCCGCGCGATGTAGAGGCCTGCATCGAAGGGCTGCTGGATGGAACGCTGGACATGATCGTAACTGATCATGCACCGCACAGCGCCGAGGAGAAAGCGAAGGGGATGGAGCTGGCCCCGTTTGGCATCGTCGGATTCGAGACAGCCTTCCCGCTGCTCTACACGAAGTTCGTCGCAACGGGAAAATGGGATCTGTCGCTGCTGGTACGCCGGATGACCAGCGACCCGGCTCGCGTGTTCGGACTGGACAGCGGAGTGCTGAAGGCCGGCGCCGCTGCTGATCTGACCATGATCGATCTGAACGCGGAGAAGGAAGTGGACCCCGAAACGTTTGCGACGAAAGGCCGCAATACCCCGTTTGCCGGATGGAAGCTGAAGGGCTGGCCGGTGATGACGTGGGTCGACGGCGAAATCAAATGGTCCGAACAAGGCGGGTTTTAG